A section of the Ruania halotolerans genome encodes:
- a CDS encoding methylglyoxal synthase: protein MSTPHTRRHIALVAHDSMKVDLLRWADYNRDTLAEHVLYATGTTGTMLEYELGLPVHRFLSGPVGGDQQIGAKIAEGQITMLVFFWDPLEAQPHDPDVKALLRIGAVWNVPMACNVASADLMISSPLLASDYEHQRPDLTPRTWDQTSDSASA, encoded by the coding sequence ATGAGCACACCGCACACCCGGCGCCACATCGCCCTCGTCGCGCACGACAGCATGAAGGTCGACCTGCTGCGCTGGGCCGACTACAACCGCGACACGCTCGCCGAGCACGTCCTCTATGCCACCGGAACCACCGGCACCATGCTCGAATACGAACTCGGCCTTCCGGTGCACCGGTTCCTCTCCGGCCCGGTGGGCGGCGACCAGCAGATCGGCGCGAAGATCGCCGAAGGCCAGATCACCATGCTGGTGTTCTTCTGGGATCCGTTGGAGGCTCAGCCGCACGACCCTGATGTGAAGGCCCTGCTGCGGATCGGCGCCGTATGGAACGTGCCGATGGCCTGCAATGTGGCCTCGGCCGATCTGATGATCTCTTCACCGTTGTTGGCCAGCGACTACGAGCACCAGCGGCCGGATCTCACACCCCGCACCTGGGATCAGACCTCGGATTCTGCCTCGGCATAG
- a CDS encoding LysR family transcriptional regulator, with protein sequence MWDAGRLRLLRELQLRGTVTAVAHTLNFSVSTVSHQLARLEREVGEQLLEPDGRRVRLTPQGRVVAEHAARMMDAEEAARGELEALEPGPETVRVASLETAARALLPAALDALAQSHPQLRVEVAVVPPEVGLFELQARRFDLTIAEEYPGSTRHLHPGLDRMRLGQDPVRLCAPAATTARSLPELADQPWVMEPPGAIVRDWGIQQCRAAGIEPDVRYEATDLTVHIRLIAAGHAVGILPDLVWAGYHAELALIDLPGAPYRELFTSARPGSRARPAVQAVHDALAHALRSRSG encoded by the coding sequence ATGTGGGACGCGGGACGACTCCGCCTGCTGCGTGAACTCCAACTGCGCGGCACGGTCACCGCCGTGGCCCACACGCTCAATTTCAGCGTCTCGACCGTCTCGCACCAGCTCGCTCGATTGGAACGCGAGGTCGGCGAACAGCTGCTCGAGCCCGACGGCCGCCGCGTGCGGTTGACCCCGCAGGGCCGAGTGGTCGCTGAGCACGCCGCACGGATGATGGACGCGGAGGAGGCGGCGCGGGGTGAGTTGGAAGCCCTCGAACCAGGCCCGGAGACGGTCCGGGTGGCATCACTGGAGACTGCGGCGCGCGCCCTGCTGCCGGCCGCGCTCGATGCCCTGGCACAGAGTCACCCGCAGTTGCGCGTTGAGGTGGCCGTGGTGCCGCCGGAGGTGGGGCTGTTCGAACTGCAGGCGCGCCGCTTCGATCTGACGATCGCCGAGGAGTACCCCGGATCCACCCGCCACCTGCACCCCGGCCTCGACCGGATGAGACTGGGCCAGGATCCCGTTCGGCTCTGCGCACCAGCTGCAACGACTGCCCGCTCCCTGCCCGAGTTGGCGGACCAGCCCTGGGTGATGGAGCCCCCTGGCGCGATCGTGCGGGACTGGGGCATCCAGCAGTGCCGTGCCGCGGGCATCGAACCGGACGTGCGCTACGAGGCGACGGATCTGACCGTGCACATCCGGTTGATCGCCGCCGGGCACGCCGTAGGCATCTTGCCCGACCTCGTGTGGGCGGGTTACCACGCCGAACTCGCCCTGATCGACCTCCCGGGCGCGCCGTATCGAGAACTGTTCACCTCGGCGCGGCCCGGATCGCGCGCCCGGCCCGCCGTGCAGGCAGTCCACGATGCGCTGGCGCACGCGCTGCGCTCGCGCAGCGGGTGA
- a CDS encoding helix-turn-helix domain-containing protein: MVDEEVVSMSALALATDDDGDLYRALDALVRLRREADRREAVLVRRARAQGLTWAEIATLLGVSKQAVHKKYGGSRIEKRPA; the protein is encoded by the coding sequence ATGGTCGATGAGGAGGTGGTCTCGATGAGTGCGCTCGCTCTGGCAACGGATGATGACGGCGATCTCTACCGTGCGTTGGACGCGCTGGTTCGACTGCGGCGGGAGGCGGACCGGCGCGAGGCGGTGCTGGTGCGCCGCGCCCGTGCACAAGGGCTGACCTGGGCAGAGATCGCCACACTGCTGGGCGTCTCGAAGCAGGCGGTGCACAAGAAGTACGGCGGATCGCGAATCGAGAAGCGGCCTGCCTGA